In one window of Ruminococcus hominis DNA:
- a CDS encoding D-alanyl-D-alanine carboxypeptidase family protein: protein MKNKKILFLRSFCLILGLIILVIGNHNFILFAKENQKNPKILANIELHAPSAILMEASTGTILYEKDPDTPRPPASVTKIMTMLLIFDALEEGKIHLDDTVPVSEHAASMGGSQVFLEVGETQSVDTMLKCISVASANDACVCMAEYICGSEEEFVRQMNQRAKELGMNHTTFINCNGLDADGHETSARDIALMSKELITKYPQIHDYCTIWMENITHTTRKGTSEFGLTNTNKLIRQYEYATGLKTGSTGLAKFCVSATAKKNDIELIAVILGADNSKTRFQDAVTLLNYGFASCQIYKDYSPPKLGKIKIIGGVKENIPCKYKTTFQYLDTNGQNLSAITKHLELKKELHAPIQKGDSVGNLIYKLNGEEIGRIQILAAVSSDKASFWDCLKKLLSFYFHVA, encoded by the coding sequence TTGAAAAACAAAAAAATATTATTTCTACGAAGTTTTTGTCTGATTCTAGGATTGATAATCCTCGTAATAGGAAATCATAATTTCATCCTTTTTGCCAAAGAAAATCAAAAAAATCCCAAAATACTCGCCAACATTGAATTACATGCGCCTTCTGCAATCTTAATGGAGGCATCTACCGGAACTATCCTTTACGAAAAAGATCCCGATACACCACGTCCGCCTGCCAGTGTAACGAAAATCATGACAATGCTTCTGATTTTTGACGCTTTGGAAGAAGGAAAAATACACTTAGATGATACTGTGCCTGTTTCAGAACATGCCGCTTCTATGGGAGGTTCTCAAGTATTTTTAGAGGTTGGTGAAACCCAAAGTGTAGATACCATGCTAAAATGCATTTCTGTCGCAAGTGCAAATGACGCATGTGTATGCATGGCGGAATATATTTGCGGCAGCGAGGAAGAATTTGTCCGACAAATGAATCAACGTGCAAAAGAATTAGGTATGAACCACACCACATTCATCAACTGTAATGGACTGGATGCAGATGGTCATGAAACAAGTGCACGGGACATTGCACTCATGTCAAAGGAACTGATTACAAAATATCCTCAGATTCATGATTATTGTACTATCTGGATGGAAAACATCACTCATACAACACGTAAAGGGACATCTGAATTTGGACTCACTAACACGAATAAACTTATTCGTCAATATGAATATGCCACTGGCCTGAAAACCGGCTCCACAGGATTAGCAAAGTTTTGTGTCTCTGCAACTGCCAAAAAAAATGATATCGAATTAATTGCCGTGATTCTTGGTGCCGATAATTCTAAAACTCGTTTTCAAGATGCTGTCACTTTATTAAATTATGGGTTTGCCTCCTGCCAGATTTATAAAGATTATTCACCTCCTAAACTCGGAAAAATAAAAATAATTGGCGGTGTAAAAGAAAACATTCCTTGCAAATACAAAACTACATTTCAATATCTCGATACTAATGGACAAAATCTATCGGCTATAACAAAGCACTTAGAATTAAAAAAAGAACTGCACGCACCTATCCAAAAAGGAGATTCCGTTGGAAATTTGATTTATAAATTAAACGGAGAAGAAATAGGACGAATCCAAATTCTGGCTGCTGTTTCTAGTGATAAAGCCAGCTTCTGGGATTGTCTGAAAAAATTACTTTCTTTCTACTTTCATGTTGCTTAA
- a CDS encoding J domain-containing protein: MAKRTYYHILGVSRDASLEEITAAKNALAKVYHPDANMHTDIDTTAQMQEILEAYRILSNQEKRKAYDLELGGGKKRVFRTFNMEEEAKQAKKKPEADSFVTYWNAAQRLNEIVTKSSMLIQRESKRKSIPIKILEKFGNKEFESPALNAELEHLSIEALKYITTLKTANIPMQYWNSETMNWLLIQWGQGVYPDHQTLLAQYDVYLAQNKTSSERMKLNNENKQFHHHLKKLLTYAL, translated from the coding sequence ATGGCAAAACGCACATATTATCATATACTTGGCGTTTCCCGAGACGCCAGTTTAGAAGAAATTACAGCTGCTAAAAACGCATTGGCAAAAGTGTATCATCCGGATGCCAATATGCATACAGATATCGATACCACTGCCCAGATGCAGGAAATCCTCGAGGCTTATCGAATATTATCGAATCAGGAAAAAAGGAAGGCCTATGATTTAGAATTAGGTGGTGGAAAGAAACGTGTTTTCCGTACATTTAATATGGAAGAAGAAGCAAAACAAGCAAAGAAAAAACCTGAAGCAGACTCTTTTGTAACTTATTGGAATGCTGCACAAAGACTAAATGAAATTGTTACAAAAAGTTCTATGCTTATCCAACGAGAGTCCAAACGAAAAAGCATTCCAATTAAAATACTGGAAAAATTTGGAAACAAAGAATTTGAATCACCTGCTTTGAATGCTGAATTAGAACATTTGTCTATCGAAGCCTTAAAATATATTACAACATTAAAAACTGCTAATATTCCCATGCAATACTGGAATTCTGAAACAATGAACTGGCTGTTGATTCAATGGGGGCAGGGTGTATATCCAGATCATCAAACACTTCTTGCACAATATGATGTTTATTTAGCTCAGAACAAAACCAGTTCAGAACGAATGAAATTAAACAACGAAAACAAACAATTTCATCATCACTTAAAAAAGCTGCTGACTTATGCTCTATAA